In Gopherus flavomarginatus isolate rGopFla2 chromosome 1, rGopFla2.mat.asm, whole genome shotgun sequence, a single genomic region encodes these proteins:
- the LOC127043913 gene encoding LOW QUALITY PROTEIN: olfactory receptor 2AT4 (The sequence of the model RefSeq protein was modified relative to this genomic sequence to represent the inferred CDS: inserted 1 base in 1 codon; deleted 2 bases in 1 codon; substituted 3 bases at 3 genomic stop codons) produces MNNCNSNSSAKDFYLIGFPALQDFQIPLFLVFLLFYLLILIGNIIIIAVIVVEXTLHRSMYFFLANLSALDILLTTTTIPKMLAMFLVNAKTISFHVCFLQMYCFHGLAVTESLLLVVMFYDHYEAICNPLHYPVKMTKRVNIQLAACAWITALLIPIPVVFQTSXLTFGETTRVYHGFXSLGSCDHLAVVQAACSDFSASLQTFLGFSIAMTVSFVPLMLVXLSYVHIIISILKINSKVGRRKAFSTCTSHLIVVGTYYSSIAVAYISYRKDMPVDIHVMSNVVFAILTPLLNPLIYTLRNKEVKCAELPELQVLDHFPSGW; encoded by the exons ATCCCTCTTTTCCTTGTATTTTTGTTATTCTACCTGCTAATACTAATTGGTAATATCATTATTATAGCTGTAATTGTGGTTGAGTAAACACTTCACAGATCCATGTACTTTTTCCTAGCTAATCTCTCTGCCTTAGATATACTGCTTACAACTACTACCATTCCCAAAATGTTGGCAATGTTTCTGGTCAATGCCAAAACTATTTCTTTTCATGTCTGCTTTCTGCAGATGTATTGTTTTCATGGTCTCGCAGTGACTGAATCGCTGCTTCTAGTAGTCATGTTTTATGATCATTATGAAGCAATTTGTAATCCTTTGCATTACCCAGTTAAAATGACAAAAAGAGTAAACATTCAACTGGCAGCATGTGCTTGGATAACTGCATTGTTAATACCAATACCTGTCGTCTTCCAGACCTCTTAGTTAACATTTGGTGAAACAACCAGAGTTTACCATGGCTTT TGATCACTTGGCAGTTGTGATCACTTGGCAGTTGTGCAAGCAGCATGTTCAGATTTCAGTGCCTCTTTACAAACTTTCTTGGGGTTTTCCATTGCCATGACTGTTTCATTTGTGCCACTTATGCTTG ACCTATCATATGTTCACATCATTATCTCCATATTAAAAATCAACTCTAAAGTAGGTCGCAGGAAGGCATTTTCTACTTGCACTTCCCATTTAATTGTGGTTGGCACTTACTATTCATCCATTGCCGTGGCATATATTTCCTACAGAAAAGACATGCCCGTTGATATCCATGTAATGAGCAATGTTGTTTTTGCTATTTTAACTCCTTTGTTAAATCCACTCATTTATACTTTGCGAAACAAGGAAGTAAAATGTGCAGAACTACCTGAG CTACAGGTCCTGgaccactttcccagtggctggtag